In the genome of Planctomyces sp. SH-PL62, the window ACCGCGGCTACCTGAGCCCCCACTTCGTCACCGACCAGGACCGCATGGAGGTCGTCCTCGAGGACGTCTACCTGCTGATCCACGAGGAGAAGGTCAGCTCCCCCACCAAGCTGATCCCCCTGCTCGAGAAGATCGCCAAGGCCAACAAGCCGCTGCTGATCATCGCCGAGGACGTCGAGGGCGAGGCGCTGGCGACCCTGGTCGTCAACAAGCTCCGCGGCATCCTCAAGGTCGCGGCCGTCAAGGCCCCCGGCTACGGCGACCGCCGCAAGGCCATGCTCGAGGACATCGCGATCCTCACCGGCGGCAAGGCCATCTTCAAGGACCTGGGCGTCGACCTCGACGCCGTCCAGCTCACCGACCTGGGCCGCGCCCGCAAGGTGACCATCACCAGCGAAGCGACCACCATCGTCGAGGGCGCCGGCACCAGCGAGGCCATCAAGGGCCGCGCCGACGCCATCCGTCGCGAGGTCGGGACCACCGACAGCGAGTACGACAAGGAGAAGCTCCAGGAGCGGCTCGCCAAGCTCGCCGGCGGCATCGCCCAGATCAACGTCGGCGCCGCGACCGAGACCGAGATGAAGGAGCGCAAGGCCCTCGTCGAGGACGCCCTGCACGCCACCCGCGCCGCGATCGAGGAAGGCGTCGTCCCCGGCGGCGGCACCGCCCTGATCCGCGCCTCCAAGGCGATCGAGGGCCTCAAGCTCGAAGGCGACGAGCAGTTCGGCGTCGACCTGATCCGTCGCGCCGCCGAGCAGCCCGCCCGCTACATCGCCGAGAACGCCGGCGTCGACGGCGCGGTGGTCGTCAATCGGGTCAAGAAGTCGAACGACGCCAACTTCGGCTACAACGCCGAGAGCGGCGCCTGGGGCGACCTCCTGGCGGCCGGCGTCGTCGACCCGGCCAAGGTCACCCGCACCGCCCTCCAGAACGCCGCGTCGGTGGCCGGACTCCTCCTCACCACCGAGGCCATGATCGCCGAGCCCCCGAAGAAGCCGGAAGCCGGCGGCGGCCACCATGACCACCACGGCGGTGGCATGGACCCCATGGGTGGCATGGGAGGCATGGGTGGAATGGGCGGCATGGGCGGCATGGGGATGATGTGAGCGACGCCCCGCGTCGCTCCCCCCCGGGCCCCTTCCGACCCTTCGCGAAGGGGCCCCGCCCGACTCCCGAGACGAACGATCACCGAACACCGATTCGATTCATTCGATAAGACGAGAAGGAAACGCGAAAATGGCCAAGCTGACCATTCGTCCCCTGGAAGACCGCGTCGTGATCAAGCAGATCGAGGCCGAGGAGAAGACGGCCGGCGGCATCGTGCTCCCGGACACCGCCAAGGAGAAGCCCCAGCGCGGCGAAGTCCTGGCGGTGGGCCCCGGCAAGCTCCTGGACTCCGGCGAGCGGAGCCCGATCGGCGTCGTGGTCGGCGACGAGGTCCTCTTCGGCAAGTACTCGGGGACCGAGATCAAGGTCGACGGCGAGGAGATCAAGATCCTCCGCGAGTCCGACATCCTGGCCAAGGTCGTCAAGTGAGCCGGGTCGCGTCGACCGGCCTGAACTCACCCCTCGTTCGAGGAGCTCTCTTCCGTGGCTAAGCAACTGCTCTTCTCCGACGCCGCCCGCCGCAAGCTGCTGGAAGGCGTCGACGTCCTGGCCCAGGCCGTGGGATCGACCCTCGGCCCCACCGGCCGGAACGTCATCCTCAGCAAGTCCTTCGGCGGCCCGCTCGTCACCAAGGACGGCGTCACGGTCTCCAAGGAGATCGAGCTGAAGGACCCGTTCGAGAACATGGGCGCCAAGCTCGTCAACGTCGTGGCGTCGAAGACGTCGGACGTGGCCGGCGACGGCACCACGACGGCGACGATCCTGGCCCGCGCCCTCTACCGCGAGGGGCTCAAGAACGTCACCGCCGGCGCCAACCCGACGGCCCTCCGCCGGGGCATCGAGAAGGCCGTCGAGGCGGCCGTCGCGGAGCTCCACGACAAGATCTCGCGGCCGGTGTCCAAGAAGGAGGAGATCGCCCAGGTCGGCGCCATCTCCGCCAACAACGACCACGAGGTCGGCCAGATGCTGGCCGACGCCGTCGAGAAGGTCGGCCGCGACGGCGTCATCACCGTCGAGGAAGGGAAGACCGCCTCGACCACCCTCGAGTTCGTCGAGGGCATGCAGTTCGACAAGGGCTACCTGAGCCCCTACTTCGTGACCCAGCCGACCACGATGGAGGTCGTCTTCGAGGACGCCCTCATCCTGCTCCATGAGAAGAAGATCAGCAGCCTCCGCGAGCTGATCCCGCTCCTGGAGAAGGTCGCGCAGTCGGGCAAGCCGCTGCTGATCGTGGCCGAGGACGTCGAGGGCGAGGCGCTGGCGACCCTGGTCGTCAACAAGCTCCGCGGCATCCTCAACATCGCGGCCGTCAAGGCCCCCGGCTTCGGCGACCGCCGCAAGGCGATGCTCGGCGACATGGCCGTCCTCACCGGCGGCACCGTCATCAGCGAGGACCTCGGCCTCAAGCTCGAGAACCTCACGCTCGCCCAGCTCGGCCAGGCCCGCCAGGTCAAGGTCGACAAGGACAGCACCACGATCATCCAGGGCGCCGGCAAGCGCGAGGAGATCCAGCGCCGGATCGACCAGCTCCGCCGCCAGATCGAGGAGACCGACAGCGAGTACGACAAGGAGAAGTTCCAGGAGCGGCTCGCCAAGCTCTCCGGGGGCGTCGCCCTGATCCGCGTCGGCGCCCCGACCGAAGCCGACATGAAGCAGACCAAGGCCCGCATCGAGGACGCCCTCCACGCCACCCGCGCGGCGGCCGAGGAAGGGATCGTCCCCGGCGGCGGCACCGCCCTGCTCCGCGTCGTCCCGGCCGTCGAGAAGCTGATCGAGTCGCTCGAAGGCGACGAGAAGCTCGGCGCCCGGATCGTCCTCCGCGGCCTCGAAGAGCCCGTCCGCTACATCGCCTCCAACTCCGGCTTCGACGGCGGCGTCATCGCCGACGAGGTCAAGGCGGCCGGCGGCTCGATGGGCTACGACGCCAACAAGGGCGAATTCGTCGACATGTTCGCGGCCGGCATCATCGACCCCACCAAGGTCACCCGCACGGCCCTCCAGAACGCCTCCTCGATCGCCGGCCTCCTGCTGACGACCGAGGCCCTCATCACCAACCTGAAGGACGACGAGAAGGAGAACGGCCCCCGCGTCGAGGGGTCCGTCCGCTGAGCCGACGTCCCACCTGAGCGCCGAAGGCCGGGGCGCGGGCTCGATCCATCCGTCGATCGAGCGCCGCCCCGGCCCGTTTTTTTCCGACGCCCCTTTCCCTCGCCCGCCCCGGATCGGTCCGGCTGGGAGGAAACGGGCCCGGATGTTAAGATTTTGATGTTGGACAGGGGATCGCGCGGGGCTCGGGGAGGGCCGTCGCGACGCGTCCCGGCACCCCGACCGTCGAGACGCCGCGCCGATGGCAACCACCAAACGCGACCTGTACGAAGTCCTCGAGATCACGCGCGAGAGCTCGAACGAGGAGATCAAGCGCGCCTATCGCCAGATGGCGCTGAAGTTCCACCCCGACCGCAACCCCGGCGACAAGGAGGCGGAGAAGCGCTTCCGCGAGGCCGCCGAGGCCTACGACGTCCTCTCCGACGTCCAGAAGCGCCAGCGCTACGACCGCTACGGCCACGCCGGGCTCGACGGCTCCGCCTTCCACGACTTCCGCTCCGCCGACGACATCATGTCGACCTTCGGCGACATCTTCGGCGGCGGCCTGCTCGGCGACCTCTTCGGCGGCGGCGGCGGCGGACGCGGGCGCGGCCCCCGACAGGGCCCCGACCTCCTGATGCGGCTGGAGATCAGCCTGAACGAGGCGGCGCGGGGCGCCTCCCGGAACATCGAGGTCAACCGCCAGGACTTCTGCGGCGACTGCAACGGCTCCGGCGCGCGGAAGGGGACCGTCGCCACCACCTGCAACTACTGCGGCGGTCGCGGCCAGGTCGTCCAGACCCGGGGCTTCTTCCAGGTCGCGACCACCTGCCCCTCCTGCGGCGGCGAGGGGGTCAAGATCACCGACCCCTGCCCCGGCTGCCACGGCTCCGGCCGCGTCCCCCAGGTCGCCAAGCTCCAGGTCGACGTCCCCCCGGGCGTCGAGACCGGGATGCGGCTGCAACTCCGCCAGCAAGGCGAGCTCGGCGACATGGGCGCCCCCCGCGGCAACCTCCAGATCCAGATCATGGTGCGCAAGCACGAGTTCTTCGAACGCCGGCGAAACGACCTGCTCTGCCAGGTCCCCATCAGCTTCGCCCAGGCCGCCCTCGGCGCCGAGGTCGAGGTCCCCACGCTCGAAGGGCCCGGCCGCGTCCAGGTCCCCCGCGGGACCCAGAGCGGAGACTCCATCCGGCTCAAGGGACGCGGCATGCCGGACATCGGCGGCCGAGGCCGGGGCGATGAAATCGTCGAGGTCGTCGTCGAGACCCCCCGGCACCTGACGACCCGCCAGGAGGAACTGCTCCGCGAGTTCGCCGAGATCGAGCACGAACAGGTCAGCCCCCGTCGCCGAAGCTTCTTCGAGAGGCTCCGCGATTACTTCACCGAAGAGGACGAGTCCGAGACCCCCGAATCGACCTGACGCCGACGCATCCCGTCGGCGCCCGCGACCGCTCGCATCCTCCCAGGCCCTCGATCGTCCCAGGTCAGGAGATCCGCATCATGTCCGACGCCGCCAACCGCTCCGCTCCCCCCCCGAACGAAGACCAGCACCAGGCCGCCGAGCCGTTCGTCGAGGCCGAGACCGCATCCCCGACGGCCCAGCTCGAGAAGGAGCGGGACGAGGCCCGCGAACAGTCCCTGCGGACCCGCGCCGAGTTCATCAACTTCCAGAAGCGCAGCAAGCAGCAGGCCGAGGCCGACCGACTCTACGCCGTCGGCAACCTCAGCCAGGATCTGCTGGAGGTCCTCGACAACCTCGAGCGGGCCGCCGACGCCATCCGCGGGAGCCAGGCCGAGGGGGTGGCCTCCGGCCTGGACATCGTCCACAAGCAGTTCCTCGCCACCCTGGCGAAGTACGGCGTCGAGCCCATCGAGGCCCTGGGCCGACCGTTCGACCCCAACTTCCACGACGCCCTCATGCAGCAGCCCGACGCCGACGCCCCCGCGGGGACCGTCGTCGCCGAGCTGAGCAAGGGATACACGATCCACGACCGCGTGCTGAGGCCCAGCAAGGTGGCCGTCTCGGTCAAGCCCTGACGCGGAGGAGAGCCCACGATGCCCACCTACGACTACATCTGCGACGCCTGCGGACACGAGTTCGAGGCCTACGAGTCCATCAAGGCCGACCCCCAGACCCTCTGCCCCGGCTGCGAGAAGCACACCCTCCGCCGCAAGATCGGCCCCGGCGCGGCCATCCTCTTCAAGGGCTCGGGCTTCTATCAGACCGACTACCGCAGCGACTCCTACAAGAAAGCCGCCAAGGCCGACACCTCGAGCGGCGGCTCCTCTTCCGGCGGCGACGCCCCCAAGTCGACCCCGGCGCCCGCCCCCCCGGCTTCCTCCAGCGGCGGGACCACGGCATGATCCAGGGCCGCTGCCCAACCTGCTCCAAACCCTTCGCGGTCGCCAGCATCGACGACCTGCCGACGTTCCCGTTCTGCTCCGAACGCTGTCGGCTCGTCGACCTCGGCCGCTGGATCGACGAGGACTACGCCATCCCCGGCCCCCCGGTCGAACTCGGGCCCGAAGACCAGGACGGGTCGACCCGCCCCCCCGAGGCGAACGGCCGATTCGACGAAGAGGACTGATCTCGCGCCGACACGGCCACACGCTCATTTCGGTCAGGTCAGTACGCGTCGGCCGAGACGACCTCGCCCCCGGCCGACGTGCTCAACGAGCGCCAGACCTGGATGGCGATCTCGTTGCGAATGAACCGCACTCCGCCGTCCGCCATCGTCGCGTTGATCCCCCCCGGATGGCGGCTTCGGGCGGCGTAGTTGTCCGGCAAGGCCGTGGTCTTGCCGACGCAGGGGGGATTGGGCGACTGGTTCGCACAGTAGTACGGACTGAAGAGGACGTCCGGGAACGAGCTGTTGGGGGCCAAAAAGGCTTCGAATCCCGCCGCATCCCCCCACCAGGAGAAGCCTCGGAGGTCGCGCCCCTGCCCGACCACGACCTCGGACGCCAGCAGCGTGGAACTGAGGCCGTCGGTCAGGGCGGCGATTCCCACGGTCTTCTTGCCGGGCCGCAACTCGTCCGTCAACGGCGAGCCCACGTCCACGAACGGCGCCCCGCCGAACCGGACACCCTGGAAATCCACCTGCGTCTGGACCGAGTTGCCCAGGTTCACCGCGTAATTGTGCGACGTGCAGGCGAGCGTCCTCCCCTGCAACGTCTCGGAGATCGGGGCGTTGCGGCCGTCGCTGGGACAGAGGTACGCGCCGACCCACTGCGAGGTCACCGTCTGATTGGCGGGCCCGAAATAGCGCAGATCCTCGTCGAACGCGGTCGGCCATCCCGGCGCGTTGCTCCCCCCCTGATTCCAGGCGTTATACATCGGCTGCTGCTCAAGCTGGGGGAGGACGAAAATCAGCCACGTCCCCCAGCAGCAGCCCTTCTTCGCGGGGGGGAATGTGCCGTGGACGTCATGATAATTGTGCGTCGCCAGGGCGATCTGCTTCAGGTTGTTGACGCACTGGGAGCGTCGCGCCGCCTCCCGCGCCGACTGGACGGCGGGCAGCAGCAGGGCGATCAGGACCGCGATGACGGCGATCACCACCAGCAGCTCGATCAGCGTGAAGCCCCGGCGGCCGTCGCTCGTCGCTCGCATCAACGAATCTCCAGTTTTGTATATCTACGGACGTGCGCCCGATCAGGGATCTCCGGCCGCCGAGCGACCGCCGGATCGGGCGACGATCTCGAATCGCAGGTGGTTTCGGCCGTCCGACCGGATCTCCACAGTGCGCGTCGATTTCGCGTTGTAATCCTCCGGGATCCTCTCGACCATCGCTCTCGGCTTCCTGTCCGACGTCCCCGGCGGCGCCGGGGCCTGCACCCGGCTGCTCGCATAGATGCGGACCCGGTAGAGGCCGGGGACCGGGCCCTCGGATAAGGGGATCGAGAACCCGCCCGCCCGGATCGTCGAGCCGACCGCCGTGGAGGGACCCACAGGCCCCGGCTCCAGCATGATCGCCCCCGAGTCAAGGGGCTCGCCGTCCAGGAAGACCTCTCCCGTCACCGCGACGCGGCCCAGAGGGTCCGGGGCCGAGCAGCCGGACGCCGCAACGACAGCCGTCGCAAAGGCGACGACCCAGGCGTGAATTCGATCCTGAGCCCGGCCCGCCGGTCGTCGCGGTTCTCTCGACGGCTTTCCCGACATACGGCCTCATCCTTGCGAGAAGGATTCGGAAAGATGAGAATTCGCCACGCCGCGCTGATCTTTCGATCATGCTGAAGCCGCCGTCGGATTTCCAGAGAAGTTGAAAAGTTGAACCCGGGAAGCCGTCCGGGTGCAGGTTAGTCGTAGAGCCGAGCTTCGACCGGCCTGATCCGAGCGAGCCAACGAGCATGTATCAAGACGACCCCCGACTTCTGGCCGACTTCATCGAGCAATCCGACCCGGAGGCGTTCGCCGCCCTAGTCGCCAGGCACGGTCCCATGGTCCTCCGCGTCTGCCGGGGCGTGTTGATCGACGCGCATCTGGCGGAAGACGCGTTCCAGGCGACCTTCCTGACTCTCTTCCAGAAAGCCGGGGCGATCCGGGATCCCAACACGCTTCGGGGCTGGCTCTGCGGGACGGCCTACAAGACCGCGTCTCGGATCCGTAAACGATCCATCCGCCTCTCCCAGCGGGAGCGGACCTCGGAAGTGGACCCGACCGACCCCGATCAAGCCCAGGGCCCGGACTACGAGCTGTTCCTCCTCGTACGGGAAGAACTGGACCTGCTGCCGGAGAAGTACCGGGCCCCCCTGATCCTCTGCTATCTGGAAGGCCTGACCCACGAAGAGGCCGCGTCGCAGCTCGAATGGGCCTCGGGTACGGTCAAGGTGCGGCTGGTGCGGGGCCGCAAGCTCCTTCGCGAACGCCTCGACCGCCGCAAGGTCGCCATGGCCACGGGCCTGGTCCTCCTCTGGAGGCGCGAGGCGGGCGCCGCCGATCCGGGATTCGTCGAATCGACGCTCCGAGCCGCGGAGACGATCACGACTTCGCAAGCCCTCGCCCGGCCGACTGTGGGCTCCTCCTCCTTGCCCCGAATCGTCGCGCCGCCGATGGCCCGGTGGGCGATGCTCCGACGGGCTCTCCTGATCCTCGCGGTCACGGCCGCCCTGGCGGCGACCGCCGCCGCCGCCGTCATCCTCCCCACCTCGCCCCCCCCCGCCGGCGATGGCCATGAGGATCTCCCGGGCAACCTGACCGACGTCCTCGGGATCGACTGCACCTGATCCGAGTCCCGCCGAGACCAGCCGGGATCGGCCCGACCCTTCACGAGTTTTTCATTCTCTTATTCTCATAGGTTCATTCACTTTCCTTGCTCTCCTCGCCTTTCCCCCCCCAGACCCAGGAGCGACCCCGATGAAGACCGACCAGCAGGAAGCCCTCGGATCGGAGCCCCTTCCGCGCGACGGACGCCGATCCTTCATGAAGTCGGCGATGGCCGTCGCGACCATCCCGGCGGCGGCCGCCGTCCTTGGCGGGTCCGCCTCCGGCGCGACCAATCCGAACTACATCCCGACCTTGTACCGGGGCTGGAACGCCAGGAATTTCCGAGCTATCCAGGAGCATGAGAACGATCACGTCGACGCGATCCTGGACACCTTGGGGGACCTGGCCCGCCCCAAGCCGGTCTTCCGGAATCTGTTGCAGCCCAACTTGATGGCGTTCGTCAACCTCTCGCGGACCCTGGAGAACGTGGGGGTCGGGGCGTATCTCGGGGCGCTGCCGCTGATCCAGGATGCGGGCTACGTTTCGGCCGCCGGGTCGATCGCGCTGGTGGAGGCTCGCCACGCGGGCTACCTGAACACGCTTCTGGACCAGGGACTCACGCGGGACGCCCTCGGCGAGGAGTCGAGCTTCGACCAGGCGCTGACCCCTGAGAAGGTCGTCGAACTGGCCGGGCCGTTCATCGCCAGCCTCAACGGCGGGCCGCCGCTCCTCCCCTTGATGAACGACGTGGACATCTTCAACTTCGCGCTGGCGCTCGAGTACCTCGAGGCTGAGTACTACAACCTCAACGTCCCCCGGTTCTTCTGAGCCTCGGCGCGAGGATTCATCCGACTCGAACCGACGTCGGCGACGGAGCGGGCCGAGCCCGCCCGTTGCCCCGCCGGGTCGGGCCCTTCGCGTTCATCCCCATCCACGTCGTCTTCAAGGGAGCTTACACCCCATGCCCGCTTCGCACTCACCGGCTCGCCGGCCGTTCTTCGCGGCCGCCGTCCTCGCCCTGGCCCTGATCGCGGCCCCAGCCCGCGCGGGGGACGCCGTGTCGGCCTCGGAGCTTGAATCCTTCCTCGGCCTCTCGACCGGCGCGCTCGACGGGATCGGCGGTCCGGCCTTCAACGGCTCGGGCCTGCGGACGAGCTTCACGGCCGCCGCGGGCGACGTCCTGACGTTTCAATTCAACTTCCTGACGAATGAAGATCCGTCGCTCCTGGGCGACCTGATCAACGATTTCGCCTTCGTCAGCCTCAACGGCGCCGACCCGATGGTCATCGCCGAGGTGGCGACGACGCCGTTCACGGCCTCGTCCAGTTCGTTCTCGATGGAGTCTGGTCTCCTCTCGTTTTCGACGACGCTCGTCTCGGCCGGGATCTATCAGCTGGGTATGGGCGTCGTGAACGTGGTCGACGAGATGCTCCCCTCCGCGCTCTTGCTCGACGCCTTCCAGCTCAACGGCCTCGGGCTCCCGGGCGGTGACTTCGAGCCCGGCTCGCAAGGCTTTGAGAGCATCGGGGCGTTCTCGATGGTCGGCGGCGAGTTCGGCCCGACCCCCGATGGACGCTTCCAGGGCTTCCTGAGCAGCGGAACCACGGCCGTCCCGGAGCCGGCCGGCGTGATCTCCCTGCTCGTCGGCACCGTCGGCGTGGCGACGTGCGCGGCGTGTCGTGGCCGCGAGACGCCGACGCGGGAATGAACCACCGTTCGCGATCGCCCTCGAAACGAAGGCCTCTCGGATCACGAAAACGCCCCGCCCCCCCTGAACATGGGGGGGCGGGGCATTGTTTCGTTCGGTGGTACGCGGACCTGCGGTCCGGGCGAGATTGGGCTCAGATGTGGACGGACTCGCCGAGGCCCTGGCCGGCGGCCTCCATGATCGACTCGGAGAAGGTCGGGTGCGGGTGCATGGCGTGGAGGATCTCCTCCTCGGTGGCTTCGAGCTTCATCGCCATGACCAGCTCGCTGATCATCTCGGTGGCGGCCGACCCGATGAGGTGGGCGCCCAGCAGCTCGCCGTACTTCTTGCCGAAGATCAGCTTCACGAAGCCTTCGCTCTCGCCGGCGGCCAGGGCCCGGCCGCTGAAGGCGAACGGGAACTTGCCGATCCGGATCTCGTGGCCGGCCTCGCGGGCGGCCTTCTCGGTCAGGCCCACGCTGGCGACGCCCGGCTCGGTGTAGGTGCAGCCGGGGATGATCCCGTAGTCCACCGTGCGCTGGGAGTGGCCGGCGATCCGCTCGATGCAGCAGAGGGCCTCGTGGTGGGCGACGTGCGCCAGCCAGGGGGGGCCGATGACGTCGCCGACGGCGTAGACGCCCGGCACGGCGGTGACGAAGCCGTTCTCGCGGTCGACCTTGATGTGCCCTCGGTCGAGCTCGACCTTGACCTCGGGGGCGAACAGGCCCTCGACGTTCCCGGTCACGCCGATGGCGACCAGCGCGACGTCGGCCTCGATGGTCTTCTTGCCCTGGGGCGTCTCGATCTCCGCCTTCACGCCCTTGGCGGTCTTCTCCAGCTTCGTGGTCTTGGAGCTGGTGTGGATCTCGATCCCCTTGGCCGTCAGGCTCTTCTTGAGGGTGTCGGAGACCTCCTCGTCCTCGATCGGCAGCACGCGGTCGAGCATCTCGACGACGGTGACCTTGGTGCCGATCGCGTTGTAGAAGTAGCCGAACTCCAGGCCGATGGCCCCCGCCCCGATGATCAGCATCGACTTGGGCTGGGTCGGCAGCGACATCGCCTCCTTGGAGGTGATGACGGTCTTGCCGTCGAACTCCACGCCGGGGAACGGCCTGGGCCGGGCGCCGGTGGCGACGACGATGGCGTCGGTCGTGACGACCTCGTCGCCGACCTGGACCTTGCCCGGCGCGATCACCTTGGCCACGCCGAACTTCGACTTGACCTTGTACTTGCGGAAGAGGCCCTCGATCCCCTTGTTGAGCTGCCCGGCCACGCCCCGGCTGCGGCCGATGATCTCGCCGAAGTTCCAGTCGCCCTTGCCGTGGTAGCCGAACTGCGCGCCGTGTCGGTTCACCATCTCGACGAGGTGGGCGTTCGAGAGGAGCGCCTTGGTGGGGATGCATCCCCAGTTGAGGCAGACGCCGCCGAGCTTGTCGCGCTCGACGCAGAGCACGCGCTTGCCGAGCTGGGCCGCCCGGATCGCCCCGGCGTAGCCGGCGGGACCGCCGCCGATCACCACGATGTCGTAGTCGTTGGCCATGGTCGTATTCGTCGCATTTCCAGGAAGGGGGTGTACCGGGCGCCGCCGTCGCGCCGACTCGTCGCGTCCGCTCGCCGGACTTTCATTGATTCCGTCATTATAGGGGGGATCGCCGCGGACCGAAACGCGAAGGCCCCGACGCCGGGCTCGCGAGGTCGCGAAGGCCGGGACGGGGCCTGCTGCGGGCCGGGTCCGGAAGAATCAGAGCAGCATCCGCGCCGGCTCTTCCAGCAGGTTCTTGAGCGTCCGCATGAAGTCCGCGGCCGTCGCGCCGTCGACCGCGCGGTGGTCGGCGCTCAGGGTGAGCGTCATCACGTCGCCGACGACGATCGCGTCGCCCTGGACCACCGGCCGCTTCTCGGCGGCCGAGACCGCGAGGATGGCGACCTCGGGCAGGTTGATGATGGCGTCGAACTGCTTCACGCCGTACATGCCCAGGTTGCTGATCGTGAACGTCCCGCCGGAGAGCTGCTCGCCGGAGAGGTTCCCGTTGCGGGCGGCCGAGGCCAGTCCCTCGCTCCCCTTGCGAATCTCGATCAGGCCCATCTCGTCGGCGTGATGCAGAACGGGGACGATCAGGCCTTCCTCCAGCGCCACGGCGATGCCGATGTTGACCTCGCCGTGGCGAATGATCGCGTCGGGCTCGAACGAGGCGTTCAGGGCCGGGTGGCGGCGCAGGGCGACGGCGACCGCCTTGGTGACGAAGTCGCCGACCGAGAGCTTGACCTTCTCGGCGGCCAGCTCCTTGTTCAGCGTCTCGCGGAGGGCGACCAGCTTGTCGGCCCGGACGTCCATCGTGACGTGGATTTCCGGCACGGACTGCTTGGACTGGAGCATCCGCTGGGCGATCGTCTTGCGCATCCGCGAGTTGGGGATGCGCTGCTCTTGCAGCGGCGCCGTCGAGATCCGGGCGGCCGGCCTGGCCGGCGCGGGGGACGCCGAAGCGGCGGCGGGCGCCACGGCCTGCCTGTCGGCCTTCGGGGCCTTGGCGGCGGCCTGGGACGAGCCCTTGCCGGCGAGGAAGTCCTCGACGTCGCGGCGGACGACCCGCCCTCCGGGCCCGCTCCCCTTGACGCGGCTCAGGTCGATCCGGGCCTCGGCCGCGATCTTGCGGGCCAGCGGGCTCGACTTCACCCGGCCGCCGGCGCCGACGGCGACCAGCTCTTCCTCGTCCTCATCG includes:
- the groL gene encoding chaperonin GroEL (60 kDa chaperone family; promotes refolding of misfolded polypeptides especially under stressful conditions; forms two stacked rings of heptamers to form a barrel-shaped 14mer; ends can be capped by GroES; misfolded proteins enter the barrel where they are refolded when GroES binds), coding for MAKILAYDEEARQKLASGVGKLARAVRSTLGPRGRNAVIDKGWGAPTVTKDGVSVAEEIELTDPYENMGAQLVKEAASKTSDAAGDGTTTATVLAEAIFKEGLKALAAGADPMAIKRGIDKAVTAIVENVKSQAKKINGKKEIAEVAAIAANNDMSIGEKLADAFEKVGTDGVITVEEAKGFETTVDVVEGMQFDRGYLSPHFVTDQDRMEVVLEDVYLLIHEEKVSSPTKLIPLLEKIAKANKPLLIIAEDVEGEALATLVVNKLRGILKVAAVKAPGYGDRRKAMLEDIAILTGGKAIFKDLGVDLDAVQLTDLGRARKVTITSEATTIVEGAGTSEAIKGRADAIRREVGTTDSEYDKEKLQERLAKLAGGIAQINVGAATETEMKERKALVEDALHATRAAIEEGVVPGGGTALIRASKAIEGLKLEGDEQFGVDLIRRAAEQPARYIAENAGVDGAVVVNRVKKSNDANFGYNAESGAWGDLLAAGVVDPAKVTRTALQNAASVAGLLLTTEAMIAEPPKKPEAGGGHHDHHGGGMDPMGGMGGMGGMGGMGGMGMM
- the groES gene encoding co-chaperone GroES, which encodes MAKLTIRPLEDRVVIKQIEAEEKTAGGIVLPDTAKEKPQRGEVLAVGPGKLLDSGERSPIGVVVGDEVLFGKYSGTEIKVDGEEIKILRESDILAKVVK
- the groL gene encoding chaperonin GroEL (60 kDa chaperone family; promotes refolding of misfolded polypeptides especially under stressful conditions; forms two stacked rings of heptamers to form a barrel-shaped 14mer; ends can be capped by GroES; misfolded proteins enter the barrel where they are refolded when GroES binds): MAKQLLFSDAARRKLLEGVDVLAQAVGSTLGPTGRNVILSKSFGGPLVTKDGVTVSKEIELKDPFENMGAKLVNVVASKTSDVAGDGTTTATILARALYREGLKNVTAGANPTALRRGIEKAVEAAVAELHDKISRPVSKKEEIAQVGAISANNDHEVGQMLADAVEKVGRDGVITVEEGKTASTTLEFVEGMQFDKGYLSPYFVTQPTTMEVVFEDALILLHEKKISSLRELIPLLEKVAQSGKPLLIVAEDVEGEALATLVVNKLRGILNIAAVKAPGFGDRRKAMLGDMAVLTGGTVISEDLGLKLENLTLAQLGQARQVKVDKDSTTIIQGAGKREEIQRRIDQLRRQIEETDSEYDKEKFQERLAKLSGGVALIRVGAPTEADMKQTKARIEDALHATRAAAEEGIVPGGGTALLRVVPAVEKLIESLEGDEKLGARIVLRGLEEPVRYIASNSGFDGGVIADEVKAAGGSMGYDANKGEFVDMFAAGIIDPTKVTRTALQNASSIAGLLLTTEALITNLKDDEKENGPRVEGSVR
- the dnaJ gene encoding molecular chaperone DnaJ, with translation MATTKRDLYEVLEITRESSNEEIKRAYRQMALKFHPDRNPGDKEAEKRFREAAEAYDVLSDVQKRQRYDRYGHAGLDGSAFHDFRSADDIMSTFGDIFGGGLLGDLFGGGGGGRGRGPRQGPDLLMRLEISLNEAARGASRNIEVNRQDFCGDCNGSGARKGTVATTCNYCGGRGQVVQTRGFFQVATTCPSCGGEGVKITDPCPGCHGSGRVPQVAKLQVDVPPGVETGMRLQLRQQGELGDMGAPRGNLQIQIMVRKHEFFERRRNDLLCQVPISFAQAALGAEVEVPTLEGPGRVQVPRGTQSGDSIRLKGRGMPDIGGRGRGDEIVEVVVETPRHLTTRQEELLREFAEIEHEQVSPRRRSFFERLRDYFTEEDESETPEST
- the grpE gene encoding nucleotide exchange factor GrpE, producing the protein MSDAANRSAPPPNEDQHQAAEPFVEAETASPTAQLEKERDEAREQSLRTRAEFINFQKRSKQQAEADRLYAVGNLSQDLLEVLDNLERAADAIRGSQAEGVASGLDIVHKQFLATLAKYGVEPIEALGRPFDPNFHDALMQQPDADAPAGTVVAELSKGYTIHDRVLRPSKVAVSVKP
- a CDS encoding FmdB family zinc ribbon protein; the protein is MPTYDYICDACGHEFEAYESIKADPQTLCPGCEKHTLRRKIGPGAAILFKGSGFYQTDYRSDSYKKAAKADTSSGGSSSGGDAPKSTPAPAPPASSSGGTTA
- a CDS encoding DNA gyrase inhibitor YacG, giving the protein MIQGRCPTCSKPFAVASIDDLPTFPFCSERCRLVDLGRWIDEDYAIPGPPVELGPEDQDGSTRPPEANGRFDEED
- a CDS encoding DUF1559 domain-containing protein; the encoded protein is MRATSDGRRGFTLIELLVVIAVIAVLIALLLPAVQSAREAARRSQCVNNLKQIALATHNYHDVHGTFPPAKKGCCWGTWLIFVLPQLEQQPMYNAWNQGGSNAPGWPTAFDEDLRYFGPANQTVTSQWVGAYLCPSDGRNAPISETLQGRTLACTSHNYAVNLGNSVQTQVDFQGVRFGGAPFVDVGSPLTDELRPGKKTVGIAALTDGLSSTLLASEVVVGQGRDLRGFSWWGDAAGFEAFLAPNSSFPDVLFSPYYCANQSPNPPCVGKTTALPDNYAARSRHPGGINATMADGGVRFIRNEIAIQVWRSLSTSAGGEVVSADAY